A genomic segment from Streptomyces sp. NBC_01233 encodes:
- a CDS encoding isoprenyl transferase, which produces MKLRDLVYRLYARRVEGRLDHDAAPKHIGVILDGNRRWAKASGGTTEQGHQAGADKISEMLGWCTETDVEVVTLWMLSTDNLDRPEVELRPLLNIIENTVRGLAADGRWRVHHVGNLDILPAGTQTVLKEAEQATHDVDGILVNVAVGYGGRQEIADAVRSLLLEHAQKGTSFEELAEILDIDHIAEHLYTRGQPDPDLVIRTSGEQRLSGFMLWQSAHSEYYFCEVFWPAFRKVDFLRALRDYAARHRRYGT; this is translated from the coding sequence GTGAAGCTGCGCGACCTGGTGTACAGGCTCTACGCACGCCGGGTGGAAGGCCGCCTCGACCATGACGCGGCGCCCAAGCACATCGGCGTCATCCTGGACGGCAACCGTCGTTGGGCGAAGGCGTCCGGAGGTACGACGGAGCAGGGCCACCAGGCCGGAGCCGACAAGATCTCCGAGATGCTCGGCTGGTGCACCGAGACGGACGTCGAGGTCGTCACCCTGTGGATGCTGTCCACCGACAACCTGGACCGGCCCGAGGTCGAGCTGCGCCCGCTGCTCAACATCATCGAGAACACCGTGCGGGGCCTCGCCGCGGACGGCCGCTGGCGCGTCCACCACGTCGGCAACCTCGACATCCTGCCCGCCGGGACGCAGACGGTGCTCAAGGAGGCCGAGCAGGCCACCCACGACGTCGACGGGATACTCGTCAACGTCGCCGTCGGCTACGGCGGCCGGCAGGAGATCGCGGACGCGGTCCGCTCGCTGCTCCTGGAGCACGCGCAGAAGGGCACCTCGTTCGAGGAGCTCGCCGAGATCCTCGACATCGACCACATCGCCGAGCACCTCTACACGCGCGGCCAGCCCGACCCGGACCTCGTGATCCGCACCAGCGGCGAGCAGCGGCTGTCCGGATTCATGCTGTGGCAGAGCGCGCACTCCGAGTACTACTTCTGCGAAGTCTTCTGGCCGGCCTTCCGCAAGGTCGACTTCCTGCGGGCCCTGCGCGACTACGCGGCCCGCCACCGGCGCTACGGCACCTGA